A single Bifidobacterium scardovii JCM 12489 = DSM 13734 DNA region contains:
- the nusA gene encoding transcription termination factor NusA produces the protein MELDLSGMHQLAAEQGIDPETLDAALSEALRLAYLKTSHASKHARVELDNRAGTFTVWAQDEIPTEPTEDNPHPAPTLGEPYDDTPRDFGRLAAATARQVFTQLFRKAEDDRVFGAFSGQKGKLVTGIVQQDAKDPTNVHVAIGDVEAILPRREQVPGERYRHGERLRVYVVNVARGLKGPEIVVSRSHPELVRQLFEREVPELVSGAVSIMAIAREAGARTKIAVKANTEGVNPKGALIGPGGARVRAVMENLGPEKIDIVDWSDDPAKFVASALSPAVATGVQVISEKNKTAIAFIHDDQLSLAIGKEGQNARLAAKLTGWKIGIESAEAHAKKTAAADK, from the coding sequence ATGGAACTGGACCTGTCAGGAATGCATCAGCTCGCCGCTGAGCAAGGTATTGACCCCGAGACGCTGGATGCGGCACTGTCGGAAGCGTTGCGCCTTGCGTATCTCAAAACGTCCCACGCCTCCAAGCACGCCCGCGTGGAGCTGGACAACCGCGCCGGCACCTTCACCGTGTGGGCGCAGGACGAAATCCCGACCGAACCGACCGAGGACAACCCCCATCCGGCCCCGACCCTGGGCGAGCCGTATGACGACACCCCGCGCGATTTCGGCCGCCTCGCCGCCGCCACCGCGCGCCAGGTGTTCACCCAGCTGTTCCGCAAGGCGGAGGACGACCGGGTGTTCGGCGCATTCTCCGGCCAGAAGGGCAAGCTGGTGACCGGCATCGTGCAGCAGGACGCCAAGGACCCGACCAACGTGCATGTCGCCATCGGCGACGTCGAGGCGATCCTGCCCCGCCGCGAGCAGGTGCCGGGTGAGCGCTACCGCCACGGCGAGCGTCTGCGCGTCTACGTGGTGAACGTGGCCCGCGGGCTCAAGGGGCCGGAGATCGTCGTGTCCCGTTCCCACCCCGAACTCGTACGCCAGCTGTTCGAGCGCGAAGTGCCCGAGCTCGTGTCCGGCGCGGTGTCGATCATGGCCATCGCCCGCGAGGCCGGCGCCCGCACCAAGATCGCCGTCAAGGCCAACACCGAGGGCGTCAACCCGAAGGGCGCGCTGATCGGTCCCGGCGGCGCCCGCGTGCGCGCCGTGATGGAGAACCTCGGCCCGGAGAAGATCGATATCGTCGACTGGTCCGACGATCCGGCGAAGTTCGTCGCGTCCGCGCTGTCCCCGGCCGTCGCGACCGGCGTGCAGGTGATCAGCGAGAAGAACAAGACCGCCATCGCGTTCATCCACGACGACCAGCTGTCGCTGGCGATCGGCAAGGAGGGGCAGAACGCCCGTCTTGCCGCCAAGCTGACCGGCTGGAAGATCGGCATCGAATCCGCCGAGGCGCACGCGAAGAAGACGGCGGCAGCCGACAAGTGA